The following are encoded together in the Mesoterricola sediminis genome:
- a CDS encoding redox-sensing transcriptional repressor Rex: MPASAVPTPTLRRLPKYYHYLQRIHMEGQEIVSATQMAEDLGIHHTQVRKDLAATGSQGKPKVGHRVADLLASIETFLNWNTSSDACLVGAGNLGSALLGYSGFDRAGIRITAAFDAHPAKVGKKIHGVPVFPVEKLDEAIRRLHITIGILTIPADRAQHIAEVMVGAGIRAIWNFAPITLTLPEDIIVENVELYASLAIFSRKLSERAKQKA, translated from the coding sequence ATGCCAGCCTCTGCGGTTCCCACCCCAACCCTGCGTCGGTTGCCGAAGTACTATCACTACCTCCAGCGGATCCACATGGAGGGCCAGGAGATCGTCTCGGCCACCCAGATGGCCGAGGACCTGGGCATCCACCACACCCAGGTCCGCAAGGATCTCGCGGCCACGGGGAGCCAGGGCAAGCCCAAGGTGGGGCACCGGGTGGCGGACCTGCTGGCGTCCATCGAGACCTTCCTCAACTGGAACACGTCCTCGGACGCGTGCCTGGTCGGGGCCGGCAACCTGGGGTCCGCCCTCCTGGGCTACTCGGGTTTCGACCGGGCCGGCATCCGCATCACGGCCGCCTTCGACGCCCACCCCGCCAAGGTGGGGAAGAAGATCCACGGCGTGCCCGTCTTTCCCGTCGAGAAGCTGGACGAGGCCATCCGGCGGCTCCACATCACCATCGGCATCCTGACCATCCCCGCAGACCGCGCCCAGCACATCGCGGAGGTGATGGTGGGCGCGGGCATCCGGGCGATCTGGAACTTCGCGCCGATCACCCTGACGCTGCCCGAGGACATCATCGTCGAGAACGTGGAACTCTACGCCAGCCTGGCGATCTTCAGCCGGAAGCTGTCCGAGCGGGCCAAGCAGAAGGCCTGA
- the miaB gene encoding tRNA (N6-isopentenyl adenosine(37)-C2)-methylthiotransferase MiaB, with amino-acid sequence MKYLIETWGCQMNDHDSEKLAGLLAKEGFEAAAGVGDADVVILNTCSIREKAVNKVYSELGRLREEKLRRPLLVGVTGCLAQQEKEGLFRRAPQIDFVMGTMAIQQLPRLVEEARAGRTRVIDTGEYPDNHLFPPETALRHSTAKALVTIIEGCNHACTYCVVPTTRGPERHRPWKDVVAEVRDLVEMGYREVELLGQNVNSYMGGCTFAQLLDRVAEVDGLEWIRFTTSHPMNFTRELARTLVTNPKVAPFLHLPVQSGSDAVLRRMRREYTIDQYLERLGYLEAGRDRLCLSTDFIVGFPGETEADFEATMALLERVRYDASFSFIYSPRPGTPALRLQDDLPAQEKSDRLARLQARQVELTLASNRRMVGRTVPARVESRGAVEGGHWLARTGEWKNVHLAAGEGRRLPFGELVNVRITDAGPHFLKAEIA; translated from the coding sequence ATGAAGTATCTGATCGAGACCTGGGGCTGCCAGATGAACGACCACGACAGCGAAAAGCTGGCGGGGCTCCTGGCCAAGGAAGGATTCGAAGCGGCCGCCGGCGTCGGCGACGCGGATGTTGTGATCCTCAATACGTGCTCCATCCGGGAGAAGGCCGTCAACAAGGTCTATTCCGAACTGGGCCGGCTCCGGGAGGAGAAGCTGCGCCGGCCCCTCCTGGTGGGCGTCACGGGCTGCCTGGCCCAGCAGGAGAAGGAGGGGCTCTTCCGGCGGGCCCCCCAGATCGACTTCGTGATGGGGACCATGGCCATCCAGCAGCTGCCGCGGCTGGTGGAGGAGGCCCGGGCCGGCCGGACCCGGGTCATCGACACGGGCGAATACCCCGACAACCACCTCTTCCCGCCGGAGACGGCCCTCCGGCACAGCACGGCCAAGGCCCTGGTCACCATCATCGAGGGCTGCAACCACGCCTGCACCTACTGCGTCGTGCCCACCACCCGCGGACCCGAGCGGCACCGCCCCTGGAAGGACGTGGTGGCCGAGGTCCGGGACCTGGTGGAGATGGGCTACCGGGAGGTGGAGCTCCTGGGCCAGAACGTGAACAGCTACATGGGCGGGTGCACCTTCGCCCAGCTCCTGGACCGGGTCGCCGAGGTGGACGGCCTGGAATGGATCCGCTTCACGACGAGCCACCCCATGAACTTCACCCGGGAACTGGCCCGCACGCTGGTGACGAACCCCAAGGTCGCGCCCTTCCTCCACCTCCCCGTCCAGAGCGGGAGCGACGCGGTGCTCCGGCGCATGCGCCGCGAATACACCATCGACCAGTACCTGGAGCGCCTGGGCTACCTGGAGGCGGGCCGGGACCGCCTCTGCCTCTCCACCGACTTCATCGTGGGCTTCCCCGGGGAGACCGAGGCGGATTTCGAGGCGACGATGGCCCTCCTGGAGCGGGTGCGCTACGACGCCTCCTTCAGCTTCATCTACTCCCCCCGCCCGGGGACGCCCGCCCTGCGCCTCCAGGACGATCTGCCGGCCCAGGAGAAGTCCGACCGGCTGGCCCGCCTCCAGGCGCGCCAGGTCGAGCTGACCCTGGCCAGCAACCGCCGGATGGTCGGGCGCACGGTCCCCGCCCGGGTGGAAAGCCGCGGCGCGGTGGAGGGCGGGCATTGGCTCGCCCGGACCGGCGAATGGAAGAACGTGCACCTGGCCGCCGGCGAGGGCCGGCGCCTTCCCTTTGGTGAATTGGTCAACGTGCGGATCACGGATGCGGGTCCTCATTTTCTGAAAGCTGAAATTGCCTAG
- a CDS encoding ABC transporter ATP-binding protein: MSAITCEGLTLGYGRRVVVHAASLEVPAGGFLALLGRNGAGKSTLLQGLLGLLPARAGAVRLLGLDPGRDRVAALARVGFVPETPDAPPGLSLRELSTFCGRLRPAWNGAGVLARLERMAIDPARPFGDLSRGQRAQGALALALGGDPAVLVLDDPTQGLDPVARKAFFGEVLGDLADRGTTVVMATHDLPGVEGLADRIAVLQDGRVQAQAALEDLKARFRRVRGPAGLDPARLAPFGASQVVRGPLGLEATVAAFDAGAWAAAGLDPAWAGGADLETLFLALTAGGAA; the protein is encoded by the coding sequence ATGAGCGCGATCACCTGCGAAGGCTTGACCCTGGGCTACGGCCGCCGCGTGGTGGTCCACGCGGCTTCCCTGGAGGTGCCCGCCGGGGGCTTCCTGGCCCTCCTGGGCCGGAACGGGGCGGGGAAGTCCACCCTGCTGCAGGGCCTCCTGGGCCTGCTGCCGGCGCGGGCCGGCGCGGTGCGCCTCCTGGGCCTGGATCCCGGGCGGGACCGGGTCGCGGCCCTGGCCCGGGTGGGCTTCGTCCCCGAGACCCCCGACGCGCCCCCGGGCCTGTCCCTGCGCGAGCTCTCGACCTTCTGCGGCCGGCTCCGGCCCGCCTGGAATGGCGCCGGGGTCCTGGCCCGGCTGGAGCGCATGGCCATCGACCCGGCGCGGCCCTTCGGGGACCTGTCCCGGGGGCAGCGGGCCCAGGGCGCCCTGGCCCTGGCCCTGGGCGGCGATCCCGCCGTCCTGGTGCTGGACGATCCCACCCAGGGGCTGGATCCGGTCGCCCGGAAGGCCTTCTTCGGGGAGGTCCTGGGGGACCTCGCCGACCGGGGGACCACCGTGGTCATGGCGACCCATGACCTGCCGGGGGTGGAGGGGCTGGCGGACCGGATCGCCGTCCTGCAGGACGGGCGGGTCCAGGCCCAGGCGGCCCTGGAGGACCTGAAGGCCCGGTTCCGGCGCGTCCGGGGCCCGGCCGGCCTGGATCCCGCGCGCCTGGCTCCCTTCGGGGCCAGCCAGGTGGTCCGGGGACCGCTGGGCCTGGAGGCCACGGTGGCCGCCTTCGACGCCGGGGCCTGGGCCGCGGCCGGCCTCGACCCCGCCTGGGCCGGCGGGGCGGACCTGGAGACCCTGTTCCTGGCCCTCACGGCTGGAGGTGCGGCATGA
- a CDS encoding GntR family transcriptional regulator, which yields MRSALQVDPASAVPIWKQIEAGMRRLVAAGALGTGDPVPSVRDLARDLAVNPATVAKAYQHLVEAGLLAVRRGEGTFVQADPDGRRRERGALLEEGAAGFAALGRHLGFGLAEVQVALAEAWQRLDGKGGEA from the coding sequence ATGCGAAGCGCATTGCAGGTGGATCCCGCGTCCGCGGTGCCCATCTGGAAGCAGATCGAGGCGGGCATGCGGCGCCTGGTGGCCGCGGGCGCCCTGGGGACGGGGGACCCGGTCCCCTCGGTGCGGGACCTGGCCCGGGACCTGGCCGTGAACCCGGCCACGGTGGCCAAGGCCTACCAGCACCTGGTGGAGGCCGGGCTCCTGGCCGTGCGGCGCGGGGAGGGCACCTTCGTCCAGGCGGACCCGGACGGCCGGCGCCGGGAACGGGGGGCGCTCCTGGAGGAGGGGGCGGCGGGCTTCGCGGCCCTGGGCCGCCACCTGGGCTTCGGCCTGGCCGAGGTCCAGGTGGCCCTGGCCGAGGCGTGGCAGCGATTGGACGGGAAGGGAGGCGAGGCATGA
- the groL gene encoding chaperonin GroEL (60 kDa chaperone family; promotes refolding of misfolded polypeptides especially under stressful conditions; forms two stacked rings of heptamers to form a barrel-shaped 14mer; ends can be capped by GroES; misfolded proteins enter the barrel where they are refolded when GroES binds) yields the protein MTAKSIIYAEEARQAILRGVNKLADAVQVTLGPKGRNVLIEKKFGSPLMTKDGVTVAKEIELKDKHENMGASLVREVASKTSDIAGDGTTTATVLARAIYKEGIKAVVSGANTMEIKKGIDLAVDTVVAAIDEIKKPVEGNAIAQVGSISANGDEEIGKIIAEAMAKVGKDGVITVEEAKGRDTELNVVEGMQFDRGYLSPYFVTNPDQMKVELESPLVLIYEKKISNMRDLLPLLEQVVNSRRPLLIIAEDVDGEALATLVVNKIRGTLNIAAVKAPGFGDRRKAMLEDIAILTGGKAITEDLGLKLENLQLADLGTAKKIVIDKENTTIIEGAGATDAIQGRVKQIRAQIEISTSDYDKEKLQERLAKLVGGVAVIKVGAASETEMKEKKARVEDAMHATKAAVEDGIVAGGGVALLRALPKLAAVKAIGDQATGVAIVQKALEEPLRQIANNAGVEGSVIVNRVKEEKGNFGFNAATGEFGDMVAFGVIDPAKVTKSALRNASSVAAMMLTTEAIVCEIPEEKKAAPMGGAPGMGGMEDMY from the coding sequence ATGACCGCCAAGTCCATCATCTACGCCGAGGAAGCCCGTCAGGCCATTCTGCGCGGCGTCAACAAGCTCGCCGACGCCGTCCAGGTGACCCTCGGCCCCAAGGGCCGCAACGTCCTCATCGAGAAGAAGTTCGGCTCCCCGCTCATGACCAAGGACGGCGTCACCGTCGCCAAGGAGATCGAGCTCAAGGACAAGCACGAGAACATGGGCGCCTCCCTGGTGCGTGAGGTCGCCTCCAAGACCTCCGACATCGCCGGCGACGGCACCACCACCGCCACCGTGCTGGCCCGCGCCATCTACAAGGAAGGCATCAAGGCCGTCGTGAGCGGCGCCAACACCATGGAGATCAAGAAGGGCATCGACCTCGCCGTCGACACCGTCGTGGCCGCCATCGACGAGATCAAGAAGCCCGTCGAGGGCAACGCGATCGCCCAGGTCGGCTCCATCTCCGCCAACGGCGACGAGGAGATCGGCAAGATCATCGCCGAGGCCATGGCCAAGGTCGGCAAGGACGGCGTCATCACCGTCGAGGAGGCCAAGGGCCGCGACACCGAGCTGAACGTGGTCGAGGGCATGCAGTTCGACCGCGGCTACCTCAGCCCCTACTTCGTCACCAACCCCGACCAGATGAAGGTCGAGCTGGAGAGCCCCCTCGTCCTCATCTACGAGAAGAAGATCTCCAACATGCGCGACCTCCTGCCCCTCCTGGAGCAGGTCGTCAACAGCCGCCGCCCCCTGCTGATCATCGCCGAGGACGTCGACGGCGAGGCCCTGGCCACCCTCGTGGTCAACAAGATCCGCGGCACCCTGAACATCGCCGCCGTCAAGGCCCCCGGCTTCGGCGACCGCCGCAAGGCCATGCTCGAGGACATCGCCATCCTCACCGGCGGCAAGGCCATCACCGAGGACCTCGGCCTCAAGCTCGAGAACCTCCAGCTGGCCGACCTCGGCACCGCCAAGAAGATCGTCATCGACAAGGAGAACACCACGATCATCGAGGGCGCCGGCGCCACCGACGCCATCCAGGGCCGCGTGAAGCAGATCCGCGCCCAGATCGAGATCTCCACCAGCGACTACGACAAGGAGAAGCTGCAGGAGCGCCTGGCCAAGCTCGTGGGCGGCGTCGCCGTCATCAAGGTCGGCGCGGCCAGCGAGACCGAGATGAAGGAGAAGAAGGCCCGCGTCGAGGACGCCATGCACGCCACCAAGGCCGCCGTCGAGGACGGCATCGTGGCCGGCGGCGGCGTCGCGCTGCTCCGCGCCCTGCCCAAGCTGGCCGCCGTCAAGGCGATTGGCGACCAGGCCACGGGCGTCGCCATCGTCCAGAAGGCCCTGGAGGAGCCCCTCCGCCAGATCGCCAACAACGCCGGCGTGGAAGGCAGCGTCATCGTCAACCGCGTCAAGGAGGAGAAGGGCAACTTCGGCTTCAACGCCGCCACCGGCGAATTCGGCGACATGGTGGCCTTCGGCGTCATCGACCCCGCCAAGGTGACCAAGAGCGCCCTGCGCAACGCCTCGTCCGTGGCCGCCATGATGCTCACCACCGAAGCCATCGTGTGCGAGATCCCCGAAGAGAAGAAGGCCGCTCCCATGGGCGGCGCCCCCGGCATGGGCGGCATGGAGGACATGTACTGA
- a CDS encoding co-chaperone GroES yields the protein MAIKPLYDRVLLKRCEPAETVKGGIIIPDTAKEKPMEAEVVAVGEGKFAEDGKRMPMSVKVGNKVLIGKYTGTEVKIEGEDHVIVREDEILAIVG from the coding sequence ATGGCAATCAAGCCCCTCTACGATCGCGTCCTGCTCAAGCGCTGCGAACCCGCCGAGACCGTCAAGGGCGGCATCATCATCCCCGACACCGCCAAGGAGAAGCCCATGGAGGCCGAGGTCGTCGCCGTCGGCGAGGGCAAGTTCGCCGAGGACGGCAAGCGCATGCCCATGAGCGTGAAGGTGGGCAACAAGGTCCTCATCGGCAAGTACACCGGCACCGAGGTGAAGATCGAGGGCGAGGACCACGTGATCGTGCGTGAGGACGAGATCCTCGCGATCGTCGGCTAA
- a CDS encoding zinc ribbon domain-containing protein, whose product MNELPLLIELQGVHDGLRVIHRDLSDFPPELAALDTELKTLAKKLEEAGKALASAQGQQTTLTANLASAQKLEDQSKAALKETRHKVQFTAAIRELDERQRQKAAVARPLKEAETRAGTLEKAIEEMEARRIQAQAQFDELHRIFLSGHENQVEAERRLLARKEELRQALPAATVTRFDRLIQHRQGRAVVTLEKGNCGGCNTRLRTPLIAQLREEKHIICESCQRIIHDPQRP is encoded by the coding sequence ATGAACGAACTCCCCCTCCTGATCGAACTCCAGGGCGTGCACGACGGATTGCGCGTCATTCACCGGGACCTCTCGGACTTTCCGCCGGAACTGGCGGCGCTCGATACGGAATTGAAGACCCTGGCCAAGAAACTGGAAGAGGCGGGCAAGGCCCTCGCCTCCGCCCAGGGGCAGCAGACCACCCTGACGGCCAACTTGGCCTCGGCCCAGAAACTGGAGGACCAGAGCAAGGCGGCCCTCAAGGAAACCCGCCACAAGGTCCAGTTCACGGCCGCGATCCGGGAACTGGACGAGCGCCAGCGCCAGAAGGCGGCCGTCGCTCGCCCGCTGAAGGAGGCCGAGACCCGGGCCGGGACCCTGGAAAAGGCCATCGAGGAGATGGAGGCCCGCCGGATCCAGGCCCAGGCCCAGTTCGACGAGCTCCACCGCATCTTCCTCTCCGGGCACGAGAACCAGGTGGAGGCGGAACGCCGTCTCCTCGCCCGCAAGGAGGAGCTCCGCCAGGCCCTCCCCGCCGCCACGGTGACCCGCTTCGACCGGCTCATCCAGCATCGCCAGGGCCGGGCCGTGGTCACCCTCGAGAAGGGCAACTGCGGCGGCTGCAACACCCGCCTCCGGACCCCCCTCATCGCCCAGCTGCGCGAAGAGAAGCACATCATCTGCGAATCCTGCCAGCGGATCATCCACGATCCCCAGCGCCCGTGA
- a CDS encoding YggS family pyridoxal phosphate-dependent enzyme produces MNPLAARVARLRARIQRACEACGRDPGEVELLPVSKRQPASLVREAMDLGFSRFGENYVQEGVLKAQDLPGAAMVLIGPLQRNKARPALAAFQELMTVDRPELALRLRHLAAELDLVRPVWLQVDLWGEATKVGGAAGEALDAVLAALEGDPRLPVRGLMAIPPPEDPEAFRAMARLREELRQRTGLALRLSMGMSGDLEEAIRAGTDQVRIGTAFFGTRQAPLVSE; encoded by the coding sequence GTGAACCCCCTCGCCGCCCGCGTCGCCCGCCTTCGGGCCCGTATCCAGCGGGCCTGCGAGGCCTGCGGCCGCGACCCCGGGGAGGTCGAGCTGCTGCCGGTGTCCAAGCGCCAGCCCGCGTCCCTCGTGCGGGAGGCCATGGACCTGGGTTTCTCGCGCTTCGGTGAGAACTACGTCCAGGAAGGCGTCCTCAAGGCCCAGGACCTGCCCGGGGCCGCCATGGTGCTCATCGGGCCCCTGCAGCGGAACAAGGCCAGGCCGGCCCTGGCGGCCTTCCAGGAACTGATGACGGTGGACCGCCCCGAGCTGGCCCTCCGCCTCCGCCACCTGGCCGCCGAACTCGACCTGGTCCGCCCCGTGTGGCTCCAGGTGGACCTCTGGGGCGAGGCCACCAAGGTCGGCGGCGCCGCGGGCGAGGCCCTGGACGCCGTCCTCGCCGCCCTCGAGGGCGATCCCCGGCTCCCGGTCCGCGGACTCATGGCCATCCCGCCCCCGGAGGATCCGGAGGCCTTCCGGGCCATGGCGCGCCTGCGGGAGGAGCTCCGCCAGCGCACGGGGCTCGCCCTCCGCCTGTCCATGGGCATGTCGGGGGACCTGGAGGAGGCGATCCGCGCCGGCACCGACCAGGTCCGCATCGGGACGGCCTTCTTCGGCACCCGCCAGGCCCCCCTCGTTTCCGAATAG
- a CDS encoding methyl-accepting chemotaxis protein, with the protein MDFWKTLSIRKKLIYSIIALTALLALASSAISGWMMHATQSDAMWTKGHSLSAVLAEAATSSYLSDDLGTTTGASERALEFVKEDKDVSIAAIVSVDQATKAATVKYQKRFRADAKVDTAALAEPLGKGSDKYEKNGFMIVASPLGNEAQDATRKVYQLLVLNTEGISKENTKSTLVALVLLAVMVGLGFVASQFLGNAIVSPLETIQHRMRDISEGEGDLTARLDVDGTDEIAQLSVNFNRFVENIQGIVQQVIAISTNIASGSLQMTAGMTEMASTADAIAHTAENQKSSVRQANDSVGTIANSSKVIYATVSDALSVFDQAQEAAGKGGTAVGAAVSGMQVINQNSKQIGNILNVITEIANQTNLLSLNAAIEAAKAGEHGKGFAVVAEEVRKLAERSAQAAKEITALILTSSKSIDDGTSMVNTAGAALKSIEEAIRASAERMKTIGSQSQTQSQDSTTVVSAMGSLSSIAEGNAAATEEMAATIRETTRTVNELSHLAETLNNLVSRFKV; encoded by the coding sequence ATGGATTTCTGGAAAACGCTGAGCATCAGGAAGAAGCTGATCTACTCCATCATCGCCCTCACGGCGCTCCTGGCCCTGGCCAGCAGCGCCATCTCCGGCTGGATGATGCACGCCACCCAGAGCGACGCCATGTGGACCAAGGGCCACAGCCTGTCGGCGGTCCTCGCCGAGGCGGCCACGTCCTCCTACCTCTCCGACGACCTGGGCACCACCACGGGCGCCTCGGAGCGCGCCCTGGAGTTCGTCAAGGAGGACAAGGACGTCAGCATCGCCGCCATCGTCTCCGTGGACCAGGCCACCAAGGCCGCCACGGTGAAGTACCAGAAGCGCTTCCGGGCCGACGCCAAGGTCGACACCGCGGCCCTGGCCGAACCCCTGGGCAAGGGCTCCGACAAGTACGAGAAGAACGGCTTCATGATCGTCGCCTCGCCCCTGGGCAACGAGGCCCAGGACGCGACCCGGAAGGTCTACCAGCTCCTCGTCCTCAACACCGAGGGCATCTCCAAGGAGAACACCAAGAGCACCCTCGTCGCCCTGGTCCTGCTCGCCGTGATGGTGGGCCTCGGCTTCGTGGCCAGCCAGTTCCTCGGCAACGCCATCGTCAGCCCCCTGGAGACGATCCAGCACCGCATGCGCGACATCTCCGAGGGCGAGGGGGACCTCACGGCCCGCCTCGACGTCGACGGCACCGACGAGATCGCCCAGCTCTCCGTGAACTTCAACCGGTTCGTGGAGAACATCCAGGGCATCGTCCAGCAGGTGATCGCCATCAGCACCAACATCGCAAGCGGGTCCCTGCAGATGACCGCGGGCATGACCGAGATGGCCTCCACCGCCGACGCCATCGCCCACACCGCCGAGAACCAGAAGTCCAGCGTCCGCCAGGCCAACGACAGCGTCGGCACCATCGCCAACTCCTCCAAGGTGATCTACGCCACGGTCAGCGACGCCCTCAGCGTCTTCGACCAGGCCCAGGAGGCCGCCGGCAAGGGCGGCACGGCCGTGGGCGCCGCCGTCAGCGGCATGCAGGTCATCAACCAGAACTCCAAGCAGATCGGCAACATCCTCAACGTCATCACCGAGATCGCCAACCAGACCAACCTCCTCTCCCTCAACGCCGCCATCGAGGCCGCCAAGGCCGGCGAGCACGGCAAGGGCTTCGCGGTGGTCGCCGAGGAGGTCCGCAAGCTGGCCGAGCGCTCCGCCCAGGCCGCCAAGGAGATCACGGCCCTGATCCTCACCTCCAGCAAGAGCATCGACGACGGCACCTCCATGGTGAACACCGCGGGCGCCGCCCTGAAGAGCATCGAGGAGGCCATCCGGGCCAGCGCCGAGCGCATGAAGACCATCGGCAGCCAGAGCCAGACCCAGAGCCAGGACAGCACCACGGTCGTGTCGGCCATGGGCAGCCTGTCCAGCATCGCCGAGGGCAACGCCGCCGCCACCGAGGAGATGGCCGCCACCATCCGCGAGACCACGCGCACGGTCAACGAGCTCAGCCACCTGGCCGAGACCCTCAACAACCTGGTGAGCCGCTTCAAGGTCTGA
- a CDS encoding NAD(P)H-binding protein, with protein sequence MKQVVVAGSTGLVGREILKQLDGREDVEVTALVRRPGALGGLSGRIREAAFDFRSPADLARLGADIPCDLLVCAIGTTLRKAGSPEAFREVDLAIPQALVQRLAELEHRPTFALVSSAGANRPRGLYLQTKAEAERALVDSGLPYLIVRPSLLLGKREEFRLGERLAALFLARPYLFAAKLLAPQSRTLWRYAPIQASQVAKAILWTCLESPQGPGGKVLSGLSLHHPIMAGFTSHAR encoded by the coding sequence ATGAAGCAGGTGGTCGTCGCCGGGTCCACGGGCCTGGTCGGACGGGAAATCCTGAAGCAACTGGACGGGCGTGAGGATGTGGAGGTCACGGCCCTCGTGCGCCGCCCCGGCGCCCTGGGGGGCCTGTCCGGGCGGATCCGGGAAGCGGCCTTCGATTTCCGCTCGCCGGCGGACCTGGCCCGGCTGGGCGCGGACATCCCCTGCGATCTCCTCGTGTGCGCCATCGGCACCACCCTGCGCAAGGCCGGTTCCCCCGAAGCCTTCCGGGAGGTGGACCTGGCCATCCCCCAGGCCCTCGTGCAGCGCCTGGCCGAGCTGGAGCACCGGCCCACCTTCGCCCTGGTGTCCAGCGCGGGGGCCAACCGGCCCCGGGGCCTCTACCTGCAGACCAAGGCCGAGGCCGAGCGGGCGCTGGTGGACAGCGGGCTGCCCTACCTGATCGTGCGGCCCTCCCTCCTGCTGGGGAAGCGGGAGGAATTCCGCCTGGGCGAGCGCCTCGCCGCCCTTTTCCTGGCCCGGCCCTACCTCTTCGCCGCCAAGCTCCTGGCGCCCCAGAGCCGCACCCTCTGGCGCTACGCCCCCATCCAGGCCAGCCAGGTGGCCAAGGCCATCCTGTGGACCTGCCTGGAGAGCCCCCAGGGGCCCGGGGGCAAGGTCCTCAGCGGCCTGTCCCTGCACCACCCGATCATGGCGGGCTTCACCTCCCACGCCCGCTGA
- the ftsW gene encoding putative lipid II flippase FtsW, whose protein sequence is MSPDVRRPIDRLLLFFALALMAVGMVWVFSASAFKNHSAAATFLVNQLVGGFVGVAIMLALSQTDLLVIKENPRALQVLYVLILLLLVAVFFFPAKNHAHRWMRYGRASLQPSELFKPLAVLITAWWMVRHRDVWNKGRESVPKLVTLFAIMVVPLALILREPDFGTTFLILSVVLLVTFLGGAASWIFAVAAPALGAVGFAFVWFEPYRRARVLSFLNPEADPLGKGHQALQSLIAVGNGGITGVGLGASMQKLNYLPEAHTDFIYAVISEEAGLIGSVLVLALFVGILWRGYRVARRVRDSFLKLCAMGFTLLLVLQALMNLSVVLSLAPNKGIPLPFISYGTSSLVASLASLGLLLAISKEASE, encoded by the coding sequence GTGAGTCCAGACGTCCGCAGACCCATCGACCGCCTTCTGCTCTTCTTCGCGCTGGCCCTTATGGCCGTCGGCATGGTCTGGGTGTTCTCCGCCTCGGCCTTCAAGAACCACAGCGCCGCGGCCACCTTCCTCGTGAACCAGCTGGTGGGGGGCTTCGTGGGCGTGGCCATCATGCTGGCCCTCTCCCAGACCGACCTCCTCGTCATCAAGGAGAACCCCCGCGCCCTCCAGGTGCTCTACGTGCTCATCCTGCTGCTCCTGGTGGCCGTCTTCTTCTTCCCGGCCAAGAACCACGCCCACCGGTGGATGCGCTACGGCCGGGCCTCCCTGCAGCCCTCGGAGCTCTTCAAGCCCCTGGCCGTGCTCATCACCGCGTGGTGGATGGTGCGCCACCGGGACGTGTGGAACAAGGGCCGGGAGTCCGTGCCCAAGCTCGTCACCCTCTTCGCCATCATGGTGGTCCCCCTGGCCCTGATCCTGCGGGAGCCCGACTTCGGGACCACGTTCCTCATCCTGTCCGTGGTGCTCCTCGTCACCTTCCTGGGCGGCGCCGCCAGCTGGATCTTCGCCGTGGCCGCCCCGGCCCTGGGGGCGGTGGGCTTCGCCTTCGTGTGGTTCGAGCCCTACCGGCGGGCCCGCGTCCTCAGCTTCCTCAACCCCGAGGCCGATCCCCTGGGCAAGGGTCACCAGGCCCTCCAGAGCCTCATCGCCGTGGGCAACGGGGGCATCACCGGCGTGGGTCTGGGCGCGAGCATGCAGAAGCTCAACTACCTGCCCGAGGCCCACACCGACTTCATCTACGCGGTGATCTCCGAGGAGGCGGGCCTCATCGGCAGCGTCCTCGTCCTGGCCCTGTTCGTCGGGATCCTGTGGCGGGGCTACCGGGTGGCGCGCCGGGTGCGGGACAGCTTCCTGAAGCTCTGCGCGATGGGGTTCACGCTCCTCCTGGTCCTCCAGGCGCTCATGAACCTGAGCGTGGTGCTGAGCCTCGCCCCCAACAAGGGCATTCCGCTCCCCTTCATCAGCTACGGGACCTCCAGCCTGGTCGCGAGCCTGGCCAGCCTGGGGCTGCTCCTCGCCATTTCCAAGGAGGCAAGTGAATGA